NNNNNNNNNNNNNNNNNNNNNNNNNNNNNNNNNNNNNNNNNNNNNNNNNNNNNNNNNNNNNNNNNNNNNNNNNNNNNNNNNNNNNNNNNNNNNNNNNNNNNNNNNNNNNNNNNNNNNNNNNNNNNNNNNNNNNNNNNNNNNNNNNNNNNNNNNNNNNNNNNNNNNNNNNNNNNNNNNNNNNNNNNNNNNNNNNNNNNNNNNNNNNNNNNNNNNNNNNNNNNNNNNNNNNNNNNNNNNNNNNNNNNNNNNNNNNNNNNNNNNNNNNNNNNNNNNNNNNNNNNNNNNNNNNNNNNNNNNNNNNNNNNNNNNNNNNNNNNNNNNNNNNNNNNNNNNNNNNNNNNNNNNNNNNNNNNNNNNNNNNNNNNNNNNNNNNNNNNNNNNNNNNNNNNNNNNNNNNNNNNNNNNNNNNNNNNNNNNNNNNNNNNNNNNNNNNNNNNNNNNNNNNNNNNNNNNNNNNNNNNNNNNNNNNNNNNNNNNNNNNNNNNNNNNNNNNNNNNNNNNNNNNNNNNNNNNNNNNNNNNNNNNNNNNNNNNNNNNNNNNNNNNNNNNNNNNNNNNNNNNNNNNNNNNNNNNNNNNNNNNNNNNNNNNNNNNNNNNNNNNNNNNNNNNNNNNNNNNNNNNNNNNNNNNNNNNNNNNNNNNNNNNNNNNNNNNNNNNNNNNNNNNNNNNNNNNNNNNNNNNNNNNNNNNNNNNNNNNNNNNNNNNNNNNNNNNNNNNNNNNNNNNNNNNNNNNNNNNNNNNNNNNNNNNNNNNNNNNNNNNNNNNNNNNNNNNNNNNNNNNNNNNNNNNNNNNNNNNNNNNNNNNNNNNNNNNNNNNNNNNNNNNNNNNNNNNNNNNNNNNNNNNNNNNNNNNNNNNNNNNNNNNNNNNNNNNNNNNNNNNNNNNNNNNNNNNNNNNNNNNNNNNNNNNNNNNNNNNNNNNNNNNNNNNNNNNNNNNNNNNNNNNNNNNNNNNNNNNNNNNNNNNNNNNNNNNNNNNNNNNNNNNNNNNNNNNNNNNNNNNNNNNNNNNNNNNNNNNNNNNNNNNNNNNNNNNNNNNNNNNNNNNTTTTACATGGATTTTACATGGTTTTAACATAATATTTACAATGACTTTACGACGAAATTAGATAAGTTAAAGTACATTGAATACACGTTTTCACCTAAATATAACGGTAACATGTTTCGTTGTAATGTCGATGTAACGATTACGACGTATTTCTCATTCCACGTACTTTCGTCGTAAACTTACATGGATTTTACGACAAAAATATTTCGTCGTAAATTTACATGGCGTTTACGACGAAAGTTGGTCTCCTCGTAACTGCGTTGTAAACACCATGTAAATTTACGACGAAATATTTTCGTCATAAATCTTCGTTGTTATGGAAACGTTTTCTTGTAGTGGTTGTTGTTGGGTTTAAGGTTTATTATTTCGGTTTTAGGGTTTGGCCATGTATGTAATGCAACCCAAGTCACCAATAAATATAAATAGATAAATTGTCAAAACTATTGTCCGACTAATATATATTGTAGCTGAGATAACAAAATTGTTATCTGGTTACTATTATATTTACACATATAACTAACTATTTAAAACTAACGAAAAGGATTATCTTCTTGTCTCTGTAGTTAATTCCACCCCTCCCCATTGTTTCCCATTCCTAGGTTTTGATTGATAGCTCTAGCTTGGTGATTTAATATTTGTAGGGTTTCAATTCATTATTATGTTTGTTGGGACAAGATTATTGATGGTGAAACATATGTTCTTCGGGTTTGTGTATTCATTAGGAAGATGAAGAATTTTTTGATGAAGATTATTGAGATAAGAAAAGAAGAAAATGACAATAGAAAGAGAAAGAAAGATAATTGTTTTCGAAAAGGATTTGATTTCTTTTGTTTTCTTGTATGTTTAAAATAAATAATTTTTTTTTAAAAGATGATCAAATCTAGAAAAATCTTAAACAAATCCTAAAAGATCTCTACTGTCAGACACTAAACCTAGCATCCTAATACTCGGAAGTTATGTCACCAAAGATCAAGGTTATTTTCGTCTTTCTTATTCGTTTCAGTGTGCCACGTTTGCGTAACTTTTACCTCTTTGGTACTTAGCTAATTTCCTCCTCTTCCTATGTTTTTGACCTAATTTTCTCAAATTAATAATAGACACATAATTTATTTTATTGATATGATCTTCATACTTAAAATGTTGATTTTTGTAATAGAATATTTTGTTATAAGTTAATATTTTCTTTCCTTTTTATCAAATTAAACAAAACACGTTTTTTTTATTTTTTGTAGACGAATATGTGTGCTTAAGCAATTTAATAATATTATGGATTACTAATTTTCTTATTTTTATTCTAAAAAACTATCATTGTTAACTTAATATGTTTACTAATTAATTATTTAAATAGTAAAAGAAAAAAAGAAAAAATGTTTATTTAGACACCAAAATATTTTCATGTTATATTAAAACCAATATCTAATCATAAAAGTGAAATTCATAAAATATTATAAAAGATAATATATTTATGGTTTTCTAGTATAAAACCGAAAAAACCCGAAAACCGACCGTATATAAACCGAACCGAACTAAAGTAAATATAGTTATTGATCTATATATGTTTTGTCTTTTCAAATGAAACAGCTATTGATCTTCTGCAAACTGAAGGAGTTGAGGCAATTATTGGCGGGAACTCGTTGCTTGAGACGAAGCTTTTGGCGGAGATTGGAGAGAAATCTAGAATTCCTGTGATTTCACTTAACTCTCCGGTTTCATTGTCATTGAGCAAATACAGTCATTTGATCCAAGCGACGTATGATTCATCCTCCGAGGCAAAGGGCATTACAGCTTTCATCCATGAGTTTGATTGGAAGAGTGTTGCTCTTGTTCATGAAGATGAAGATGACTGGAGAGAGAGCATGCAGCTCCTGGTGGACCATTTCCATGAAAAGGGCGTCCGTATACAGTCCAAGGTTGGTTTTACAGCCTCTTCAAGCAAGGAGTTGATGATGGAGCGTTTAAGGAAGCTGAAGAAATTGGGAACCAGCGTCTTTGTGGTGCACATGTCTGAGCTTGTTGCAACTCATCTCTTCCCATGTGCGGGGAAGTTAGGGATGATGAGTGAAGGGTTTGCTTGGATCCTCACTGTTAAAAGCATGAACAGTTTTAATCAAAACCTTGACGATTTTTCAAAACAGGCAATGGAAGGTGTGGTTGGTTTCAGGTCTTACATCCCAATGTCAAAAGAGCTTCACAATTTCACTTCTAAATGGAGAAAATCACTTCCTGTTGAAGAAGATTCTGGGTCTGAGATAGCTCGGCTGAGCATCTCTGGTGTATGGGCTCACGATGTAGCCTGGGCACTGGCGAGAGCAGCGGAGTTTTCAAGGATGTCAAATGTATCATCAACTCTTCTTGAGGCTATCACAGAGTGTAGGTTTAAAGGTTTAAGTGGTGACTTCCGTATCAAGCATAAGAAGTTGTTGTCCAACAAGTTTGAGATTGCGAATTTGATAGGATCAGGCGAGAGAAGAGTGGGATTCTGGAATTCTAATGGTAGTTTCAGCAACAAGCTGGAGACCATATTCTGGCCCGGTGGGACTATCCAAAATCCGCAAGGGCGCGAACTAGGAGAAAGCAAGAGAAAAATGCTCAGGGTTTTGGTTACATCTAGCAACAGATTCCCAAAACTGGTGAACGTGACGACTGATCCAAGAACAAAAAAAATAACTGCCGATGGGTTCTGCTTAGAAGTCTTCAAGGCTTCCATTGGCCCTTTCAACTATGATTTGGAGTTCATACTTTGGACTGGTGGTCCTAACTACGACAATCTTGCACTAGCACTTAGTACCCAGGTACTAACCTTTGCTCAATTTATAATTACAAATATTTTTTCATCTATGTAGAGTGTGTGGAAACTCAACCACCTCATTGATCCCACAGAAAGACAAATATGATGCGGCCGTGGGAGATATTACAATCACTTCCAATAGATCAAATTATGTTGATTTTTCTATTCCATTCACTGAACTGGGTCTAGGAATGGTAGCACCAAAGCAAAGTAGTATGTGGGTGTTCTTTCAACCTCTTACACTAGACCTTTGGATGACAAGTGCAGCTTTCTTTGTCTTGACGGGGACTATAGTTTGGTTGATAGAAAGACCTGAGAACACTGAGTTCCAGGGATCTTGGTCACAGCAGATTGGAGTTATGCTTTGGTTTGGCTTCTCTACCCTTGTTTATGCTCACAGTAAGTACATCTTTTCACATTAATTCTTATATGCCAATAATTATTAAAGTTGGGTATGTCTTTGATTTGCAACTCAAAATTTAATTGGCAATAAGTAAATTGACCTTATATATATATTATGTTGAGATTTCTAAATGGATCTCACTTTAACAATGGTAGTGACCTTTTAGACCACCCTATTTAGATCAACAAAAAAACTTTAAACCATGTTAAATTTAGACTTATCATATGCTTAACTTAAAATCAATTGGCAATGAATGGATTGACACAAACCTGTATATATGTATTAGTTTATTAATTATTCAACTATTGATGTGGAACTTTCGTTCATTAGCACCCTCTCAACAATTGTGGGATGTCAATAATTTAGGTACAACAGATTGAAATGATTGTTTAAATTAGTTTTTCACCTTTTGTTGACTTGCTATTTGTGACAGGGGAGAAGCTAAAACACAACTTATCAAGATTTGTAGTTATGGTTTGGGTATTTGCAGTGCTCATACTGACTACGAGTTATACTGCAACATTGACATCAATGATGACGGTGCAACAGATAAGATTCAACACCAACAAAGACTTTGTGGGTCACCTTTCAGGCTCACTCATTGCAAATGCGACTCTCAAAAGTTCCGAAATCAAAGCAATGAATACCAAAGGTCTCAATACCTCTGAAGATTATGCTAAAGCCCTGTTGAACAGCACGGTCGCATTCATTATCGATGAGTTGCCATACCTCAGTGTCCTCCTTGGAGAGAACCCTGGACGTTTTCTAATGATCAAGCCACAAGTTACCACCAATGGTTTCGGATTTGTATGTATTCATCTTTATCTTTATCTTCATCCCCTTACTCTTTTTTTTTTTACTTGCTGACAAAATAAGTTGGTTTGTTAAACCATGTTTTCAGATGTTTCAAAAGGGTGACGAGTTGGTGCACAATGTGTCCAAAGAAATATCGGAGCTAAGGACAAAAGGGAGGCTTAACGAGATGGCGAAAAGATGGTTTGAGAATCGTTTTCCATATACAATAGATGATACACCAGACCCTATAGACCTATACAGATTTCGAGGTTTGTTTATGATCACGGGGGGTTCTTCAGCTCTTGCTCTTGCAGTAATTCTCATTATCTGGCTCCGGGACACATGGGAAGATCTTATGAATTCGATCAACATATTTCTTGCGGGAGGATTTATACATTTCAAGATCCTCTTTGCAAGAACTAACCATTTTGCAAGAACTGTCCCTCCCAGCCCCGTCGATGAGCCCATTGGCGAGAATGCAGTGCAAATGGCTCAACGTAACATACAATAGAAGTGGATGGTTTTGTTCTTGTGTGTAATAGTACAAGTGAAGGTGGATTTTCCTGTTCTTGTGTGTTGTTGTGCTCAAGTCTTTAGCGTACGTGATGTTGTTCGTCTTTGACTCTGACTTAGAGCCTCACCGAACAACCTTTCGCTTCTTTCTCCAGAGGTCCGTCAGTCCACTGTGATATGATTCTTGTTTGATTCAAACCGGATGACGTCATCTGTATATATAAAATGATGTTTTGACCAATCCTTTCTTGTAAGTTGCAGATGTAATATATTGATTTCTTACTATGATTACTCTGTCCTGTAATCACTTCGTATCCCACACACACCACAGCCCAAACAACTTGTCACTTCTTGCCATGTGTTTTGTTTGAGATAAGATCCCACACTTGAAAATATGAAAGAGACTTAGGTAATATATAAAGGATTTTGGCTCACTACAGTTTCAACCAATTAGTTTTAAGCAGTGTTTTTAAAACCGGACCGGAAATTGAACCGAAAATATTTTGGATCACGGTTCAATATGGTTCAACCGGATCAAACCTGGTTCAATAATATGGTTTAATATTTTTTTAGTATGTAAATATAAAAATAACATTAGTAAACATGATGCATAGTTAAAATATAAATCAATTTTGAACATAAAATATTATAAACTATGTGTTTTCCTGCACCATGTGCAGTAAGAAATTTAAATCTAACTTATATTTAAAATAAATTTTATTAAATATTATAGATTTCACAATTTTTACTAATATTTAATATAGATTTGATATCTATTAAATCAATTTGTATAAAACTTATAAAAATGTTATAAAATTGTATAATTATCAAAACATTAGCCTTAACAATATTTATAAAATTTGTAGATATATAAAAAATTAATGATATTACGATTAGATATTTAAATTTTTAAAAAATTGTAGAAATTTTTGGAATCTTTAGTAATACAAATTTTATAATTATACAAAAATAATAATATTTCAAAATTTGAAAGGTTATATATGAATATATTTATTTATAGAAGACGTATGAGCTATTACCATATTTAAAAAAATTTACCAAAAAAGAAATATCAATATTAAATGCAATATATGAATTATTACCATATTCTAATAAGTTTGCCAAAAAATATAAATCAACATTAAATAAAATTATCCATGTCATATTTTTTCGGAAGCCATGTCATCAATTTTAGTAGCCATGTCATATTTGTTTTGTGAAATTGATTGTAGAAAGAACATGTGGCAAAATCACTTCGCAAATATAGTCTAGGGGATATAAATTAGTTTCTTGTTTATATGGATGGTTTATAGATTTTCGATAGTTTTAGTGGTTTTTATTGGTTTAATAACTTTGAAATATAATCCGGCTATGTGGCCGATTC
This genomic interval from Brassica oleracea var. oleracea cultivar TO1000 chromosome C2, BOL, whole genome shotgun sequence contains the following:
- the LOC106324430 gene encoding glutamate receptor 1.3-like; translated protein: MEKFGIQNRTLVSFLIVLFLFICSNCFAWSQNDDVSGVSGTEQKWVRVGLVLDLGSVEGKIVGSSVSLALSDFYTVNSNYRTRIILSVRNSHGEPILALASAIDLLQTEGVEAIIGGNSLLETKLLAEIGEKSRIPVISLNSPVSLSLSKYSHLIQATYDSSSEAKGITAFIHEFDWKSVALVHEDEDDWRESMQLLVDHFHEKGVRIQSKVGFTASSSKELMMERLRKLKKLGTSVFVVHMSELVATHLFPCAGKLGMMSEGFAWILTVKSMNSFNQNLDDFSKQAMEGVVGFRSYIPMSKELHNFTSKWRKSLPVEEDSGSEIARLSISGVWAHDVAWALARAAEFSRMSNVSSTLLEAITECRFKGLSGDFRIKHKKLLSNKFEIANLIGSGERRVGFWNSNGSFSNKLETIFWPGGTIQNPQGRELGESKRKMLRVLVTSSNRFPKLVNVTTDPRTKKITADGFCLEVFKASIGPFNYDLEFILWTGGPNYDNLALALSTQKDKYDAAVGDITITSNRSNYVDFSIPFTELGLGMVAPKQSSMWVFFQPLTLDLWMTSAAFFVLTGTIVWLIERPENTEFQGSWSQQIGVMLWFGFSTLVYAHREKLKHNLSRFVVMVWVFAVLILTTSYTATLTSMMTVQQIRFNTNKDFVGHLSGSLIANATLKSSEIKAMNTKGLNTSEDYAKALLNSTVAFIIDELPYLSVLLGENPGRFLMIKPQVTTNGFGFMFQKGDELVHNVSKEISELRTKGRLNEMAKRWFENRFPYTIDDTPDPIDLYRFRGLFMITGGSSALALAVILIIWLRDTWEDLMNSINIFLAGGFIHFKILFARTNHFARTVPPSPVDEPIGENAVQMAQRNIQ